A window of Ictalurus furcatus strain D&B chromosome 18, Billie_1.0, whole genome shotgun sequence contains these coding sequences:
- the LOC128622714 gene encoding polyadenylate-binding protein 1-like isoform X1, with translation MNTNFVMATLYVGDLHSNVTEPMLVETFSPAGPIHSIQLCRDKKTGSSLGYAYVNFQHPADAERALEMLNFELLMGQPMRIMQFQRDSSLRKTSIGNLFIKNLDKSIDNMALFDTFSLFGKILSCKVVADEKGSKRYGYVHFESAEAADFAMERLNGKFLNGRKVFIEHFKSREERKAETGPRQQVVTNIYVKNFGDDMDNKMLKDIFSKFGPVASVQVMTDENGKSRRFGFVRFERHEDAQRAVDEMNGKELKGKKVYVGPAQNKVERQTELKHKYEQGMNLYVKNLDDSVDDECLHTAFSAFGNIVNAKVMMENGCSKGFGFVRFWSPEEAMNAIKGLNGRMWGRRQIYVGVAQRKKERQAYLAHQNIQRLARMQTQYLAPYYASWQQVEMTFPHYTAQTIQPQYVHHMSDVVYYMSDVMHLATAHQQTYGTITPTTNQLPYMDQVCTDTTTATAADSTPVADTVSAVDTVIAVDTVPAVDTVIAVDTVPDLLPPAAPSPPPAAVEIPAQNPAAVEIPAPDPAAVEVLAPDPAAVEVPAPEPAAVEVPAPEPAAAEIPAPDPAAVEVPAPHRAAVEVPAPDPAAVEVPAPEPAAVEIPAPEPSAVEVPAPDPSAVEVPAPDPAAVEVPAPDPAAVEVPASEPAAVEIPAPEPAAVEIPAPEPSAVEVPAPDPSAVEVPAPDPAAVEVPASEPAAAEIPAPEPAAVEVPAPETAAVEVPAPDPAAVEVPASEPAAVEIPAPEPTAVEVPAPDLAAVEIPVPEPAVVEVPAPEPTAVEVPASEPAAVEVPAPEPAAVEVPAPEPAAVQVPAPEPAAFEVPAPEPTAVEVPAPEPAAVEVPAPDPAAVEVPAPAADEDITTSTSTVSDVPTYPPAGKVLTIYVLESAPVDDQIQMFKDVLQQRQQ, from the exons ATGAACACGAATTTTGTAATGGCCACACTGTATGTGGGGGATCTGCACTCCAATGTGACAGAGCCCATGCTTGTGGAGACGTTCAGTCCTGCAGGACCTATTCACTCCATCCAGCTCTGCAGAGACAAGAAGACAGGCTCCTCACTCGGCTATGCATACGTAAACTTTCAGCATCCGGCCGACG CTGAGCGAGCACTGGAAATGCTCAATTTTGAGCTCCTTATGGGACAGCCCATGCGCATCATGCAGTTTCAAAGGGATTCATCCCTGAGGAAAACCAGTATCGGAAACTTGTTCATAAAGAACCTAGACAAGTCAATTGACAACATGGCCCTTTTTGACACCTTCTCCTTATTTGGAAAGATTCTGTCGTGCAAG GTTGTAGCTGATGAGAAGGGGTCGAAACGGTATGGCTATGTCCACTTCGAGTCTGCTGAGGCAGCGGATTTTGCCATGGAAAGGCTCAATGGCAAATTCCTGAACGGCCGTAAAGT GTTTATCGAACACTTTAAGTCACGTGAGGAGCGCAAGGCTGAGACGGGCCCTCGTCAACAAGTCGTCACCAACATCTACGTCAAAAACTTTGGTGACGACATGGACAACAAGATGCTAAAAGACATCTTCAGCAAGTTCG GTCCTGTGGCAAGTGTTCAAGTTATGACAGATGAGAACGGGAAGTCCAGAAGATTTGGCTTCGTTAGATTTGAGAGGCACGAAGATGCACAGAGG GCTGTGGATGAGATGAACGGGAAAGAGCTGAAGGGCAAGAAGGTGTATGTGGGCCCAGCACAGAATAAagtagagagacagactgaacTCAAGCACAAGTATGAGCAG GGTATGAACCTCTACGTGAAGAACCTGGATGATAGTGTGGATGACGAGTGTCTACACACTGCTTTCTCTGCATTTGGAAACATTGTGAACGCAAAG GTGATGATGGAGAATGGCTGCTCCAAAGGCTTTGGCTTCGTGCGCTTCTGGTCTCCTGAGGAAGCCATGAATGCCATAAAGGGGCTGAACGGCAGGATGTGGGGCAGGAGGCAGATATATGTGGGCGTGGCTCAGCGCAAAAAGGAGCGCCAGGCTTACCTTGCCCATCAGAACATCCAGAGGTTGGCAAGAATGCAG accCAGTACCTGGCTCCCTATTATGCCAGCTGGCAGCAGGTCGAGATGACTTTTCCTCATTATACTGCACAGACCATCCAGCCTCAAT ATGTCCACCATATGTCTGATGTAGTCTACTATATGTCTGATGTGATGCATCTTGCAACAGCACATCAGCAGACCTATggcaccatcacacccacaacCAATCAGTTGCCATATATGGATCAAGTGTGTACAGACACAACTACAGCTACAGCTGCAGATTCTACTCCTGTGGCAGATACAGTTTCAGCTGTGGATACTGTTATAGCTGTGGATACAGTGCCAGCTGTAGACACAGTTATAGCTGTAGATACTGTGCCAGATCTACTTCCACCTGCAGCTCCAAGTCCACCTCCAGCTGCAGTTGAGATTCCAGCTCAAAACCCAGCTGCAGTTGAGATTCCAGCTCCAGACCCAGCTGCAGTTGAGGTTCTAGCTCCAGACCCAGCTGCAGTTGAGGTTCCAGCTCCAGAGCCAGCTGCAGTTGAGGTTCCAGCTCCAGAGCCAGCTGCAGCTGAGATTCCAGCTCCAGACCCAGCAGCAGTTGAGGTTCCAGCTCCACACCGAGCTGCAGTTGAGGTTCCAGCTCCAGACCCAGCTGCAGTTGAGGTTCCAGCTCCAGAGCCCGCTGCAGTTGAGATTCCAGCTCCAGAGCCATCTGCAGTTGAGGTTCCAGCTCCAGACCCATCTGCAGTTGAGGTTCCAGCTCCAGACCCAGCTGCAGTTGAGGTTCCAGCTCCAGACCCAGCTGCAGTTGAGGTTCCAGCTTCAGAGCCAGCTGCAGTTGAGATTCCAGCTCCAGAGCCCGCTGCAGTTGAGATTCCAGCTCCAGAGCCATCTGCAGTTGAGGTTCCAGCTCCAGACCCATCTGCAGTTGAGGTTCCAGCTCCAGACCCAGCTGCAGTTGAGGTTCCAGCTTCAGAGCCAGCTGCAGCTGAGATTCCAGCTCCAGAGCCCGCTGCAGTTGAGGTTCCAGCTCCAGAGACAGCTGCAGTTGAGGTTCCAGCTCCAGACCCAGCTGCAGTTGAGGTTCCAGCTTCAGAGCCAGCTGCAGTTGAGATTCCAGCTCCAGAGCCCACTGCAGTTGAGGTTCCAGCTCCAGACCTAGCTGCAGTTGAGATTCCAGTTCCAGAGCCAGCTGTAGTTGAGGTTCCAGCTCCAGAGCCCACTGCAGTTGAGGTTCCAGCTTCAGAGCCAGCTGCAGTTGAGGTTCCAGCTCCAGAGCCAGCTGCAGTTGAGGTTCCAGCTCCAGAGCCTGCTGCAGTTCAGGTTCCAGCTCCAGAGCCCGCTGCATTTGAGGTTCCAGCTCCAGAGCCCACTGCAGTTGAGGTTCCAGCTCCAGAGCCAGCTGCAGTTGAGGTTCCAGCTCCAGACCCAGCTGCAGTTGAGGTTCCAGCTCCAGCTGCAGATGAAGATATaactacatctacatctacagtatCT GATGTACCCACATATCCACCAGCTGGGAAGGTGCTGACAATTTACGTGTTGGAGTCTGCCCCGGTAGACGACCAGATCCAGATGTTTAAAGATGTTTTACAACAACGTcaacaataa
- the LOC128622714 gene encoding polyadenylate-binding protein 1-like isoform X3 — protein sequence MNTNFVMATLYVGDLHSNVTEPMLVETFSPAGPIHSIQLCRDKKTGSSLGYAYVNFQHPADAERALEMLNFELLMGQPMRIMQFQRDSSLRKTSIGNLFIKNLDKSIDNMALFDTFSLFGKILSCKVVADEKGSKRYGYVHFESAEAADFAMERLNGKFLNGRKVFIEHFKSREERKAETGPRQQVVTNIYVKNFGDDMDNKMLKDIFSKFGPVASVQVMTDENGKSRRFGFVRFERHEDAQRAVDEMNGKELKGKKVYVGPAQNKVERQTELKHKYEQGMNLYVKNLDDSVDDECLHTAFSAFGNIVNAKVMMENGCSKGFGFVRFWSPEEAMNAIKGLNGRMWGRRQIYVGVAQRKKERQAYLAHQNIQRLARMQTQYLAPYYASWQQVEMTFPHYTAQTIQPQYVHHMSDVVYYMSDVMHLATAHQQTYGTITPTTNQLPYMDQVCTDTTTATAADSTPVADTVSAVDTVIAVDTVPAVDTVIAVDTVPDLLPPAAPSPPPAAVEIPAQNPAAVEIPAPDPAAVEIPAPDPAAVEVPAPHRAAVEVPAPDPAAVEVPAPEPAAVEIPAPEPSAVEVPAPDPSAVEVPAPDPAAVEVPAPDPAAVEVPASEPAAVEIPAPEPAAVEIPAPEPSAVEVPAPDPSAVEVPAPDPAAVEVPASEPAAAEIPAPEPAAVEVPAPETAAVEVPAPDPAAVEVPASEPAAVEIPAPEPTAVEVPAPDLAAVEIPVPEPAVVEVPAPEPTAVEVPASEPAAVEVPAPEPAAVEVPAPEPAAVQVPAPEPAAFEVPAPEPTAVEVPAPEPAAVEVPAPDPAAVEVPAPAADEDITTSTSTVSDVPTYPPAGKVLTIYVLESAPVDDQIQMFKDVLQQRQQ from the exons ATGAACACGAATTTTGTAATGGCCACACTGTATGTGGGGGATCTGCACTCCAATGTGACAGAGCCCATGCTTGTGGAGACGTTCAGTCCTGCAGGACCTATTCACTCCATCCAGCTCTGCAGAGACAAGAAGACAGGCTCCTCACTCGGCTATGCATACGTAAACTTTCAGCATCCGGCCGACG CTGAGCGAGCACTGGAAATGCTCAATTTTGAGCTCCTTATGGGACAGCCCATGCGCATCATGCAGTTTCAAAGGGATTCATCCCTGAGGAAAACCAGTATCGGAAACTTGTTCATAAAGAACCTAGACAAGTCAATTGACAACATGGCCCTTTTTGACACCTTCTCCTTATTTGGAAAGATTCTGTCGTGCAAG GTTGTAGCTGATGAGAAGGGGTCGAAACGGTATGGCTATGTCCACTTCGAGTCTGCTGAGGCAGCGGATTTTGCCATGGAAAGGCTCAATGGCAAATTCCTGAACGGCCGTAAAGT GTTTATCGAACACTTTAAGTCACGTGAGGAGCGCAAGGCTGAGACGGGCCCTCGTCAACAAGTCGTCACCAACATCTACGTCAAAAACTTTGGTGACGACATGGACAACAAGATGCTAAAAGACATCTTCAGCAAGTTCG GTCCTGTGGCAAGTGTTCAAGTTATGACAGATGAGAACGGGAAGTCCAGAAGATTTGGCTTCGTTAGATTTGAGAGGCACGAAGATGCACAGAGG GCTGTGGATGAGATGAACGGGAAAGAGCTGAAGGGCAAGAAGGTGTATGTGGGCCCAGCACAGAATAAagtagagagacagactgaacTCAAGCACAAGTATGAGCAG GGTATGAACCTCTACGTGAAGAACCTGGATGATAGTGTGGATGACGAGTGTCTACACACTGCTTTCTCTGCATTTGGAAACATTGTGAACGCAAAG GTGATGATGGAGAATGGCTGCTCCAAAGGCTTTGGCTTCGTGCGCTTCTGGTCTCCTGAGGAAGCCATGAATGCCATAAAGGGGCTGAACGGCAGGATGTGGGGCAGGAGGCAGATATATGTGGGCGTGGCTCAGCGCAAAAAGGAGCGCCAGGCTTACCTTGCCCATCAGAACATCCAGAGGTTGGCAAGAATGCAG accCAGTACCTGGCTCCCTATTATGCCAGCTGGCAGCAGGTCGAGATGACTTTTCCTCATTATACTGCACAGACCATCCAGCCTCAAT ATGTCCACCATATGTCTGATGTAGTCTACTATATGTCTGATGTGATGCATCTTGCAACAGCACATCAGCAGACCTATggcaccatcacacccacaacCAATCAGTTGCCATATATGGATCAAGTGTGTACAGACACAACTACAGCTACAGCTGCAGATTCTACTCCTGTGGCAGATACAGTTTCAGCTGTGGATACTGTTATAGCTGTGGATACAGTGCCAGCTGTAGACACAGTTATAGCTGTAGATACTGTGCCAGATCTACTTCCACCTGCAGCTCCAAGTCCACCTCCAGCTGCAGTTGAGATTCCAGCTCAAAACCCAGCTGCAGTTGAGATTCCAGCTCCAGACCCAGCTGCAGTTGAG ATTCCAGCTCCAGACCCAGCAGCAGTTGAGGTTCCAGCTCCACACCGAGCTGCAGTTGAGGTTCCAGCTCCAGACCCAGCTGCAGTTGAGGTTCCAGCTCCAGAGCCCGCTGCAGTTGAGATTCCAGCTCCAGAGCCATCTGCAGTTGAGGTTCCAGCTCCAGACCCATCTGCAGTTGAGGTTCCAGCTCCAGACCCAGCTGCAGTTGAGGTTCCAGCTCCAGACCCAGCTGCAGTTGAGGTTCCAGCTTCAGAGCCAGCTGCAGTTGAGATTCCAGCTCCAGAGCCCGCTGCAGTTGAGATTCCAGCTCCAGAGCCATCTGCAGTTGAGGTTCCAGCTCCAGACCCATCTGCAGTTGAGGTTCCAGCTCCAGACCCAGCTGCAGTTGAGGTTCCAGCTTCAGAGCCAGCTGCAGCTGAGATTCCAGCTCCAGAGCCCGCTGCAGTTGAGGTTCCAGCTCCAGAGACAGCTGCAGTTGAGGTTCCAGCTCCAGACCCAGCTGCAGTTGAGGTTCCAGCTTCAGAGCCAGCTGCAGTTGAGATTCCAGCTCCAGAGCCCACTGCAGTTGAGGTTCCAGCTCCAGACCTAGCTGCAGTTGAGATTCCAGTTCCAGAGCCAGCTGTAGTTGAGGTTCCAGCTCCAGAGCCCACTGCAGTTGAGGTTCCAGCTTCAGAGCCAGCTGCAGTTGAGGTTCCAGCTCCAGAGCCAGCTGCAGTTGAGGTTCCAGCTCCAGAGCCTGCTGCAGTTCAGGTTCCAGCTCCAGAGCCCGCTGCATTTGAGGTTCCAGCTCCAGAGCCCACTGCAGTTGAGGTTCCAGCTCCAGAGCCAGCTGCAGTTGAGGTTCCAGCTCCAGACCCAGCTGCAGTTGAGGTTCCAGCTCCAGCTGCAGATGAAGATATaactacatctacatctacagtatCT GATGTACCCACATATCCACCAGCTGGGAAGGTGCTGACAATTTACGTGTTGGAGTCTGCCCCGGTAGACGACCAGATCCAGATGTTTAAAGATGTTTTACAACAACGTcaacaataa
- the LOC128622714 gene encoding polyadenylate-binding protein 1-like isoform X2, translating to MNTNFVMATLYVGDLHSNVTEPMLVETFSPAGPIHSIQLCRDKKTGSSLGYAYVNFQHPADAERALEMLNFELLMGQPMRIMQFQRDSSLRKTSIGNLFIKNLDKSIDNMALFDTFSLFGKILSCKVVADEKGSKRYGYVHFESAEAADFAMERLNGKFLNGRKVFIEHFKSREERKAETGPRQQVVTNIYVKNFGDDMDNKMLKDIFSKFGPVASVQVMTDENGKSRRFGFVRFERHEDAQRAVDEMNGKELKGKKVYVGPAQNKVERQTELKHKYEQGMNLYVKNLDDSVDDECLHTAFSAFGNIVNAKVMMENGCSKGFGFVRFWSPEEAMNAIKGLNGRMWGRRQIYVGVAQRKKERQAYLAHQNIQRLARMQTQYLAPYYASWQQVEMTFPHYTAQTIQPQSHQQTYGTITPTTNQLPYMDQVCTDTTTATAADSTPVADTVSAVDTVIAVDTVPAVDTVIAVDTVPDLLPPAAPSPPPAAVEIPAQNPAAVEIPAPDPAAVEVLAPDPAAVEVPAPEPAAVEVPAPEPAAAEIPAPDPAAVEVPAPHRAAVEVPAPDPAAVEVPAPEPAAVEIPAPEPSAVEVPAPDPSAVEVPAPDPAAVEVPAPDPAAVEVPASEPAAVEIPAPEPAAVEIPAPEPSAVEVPAPDPSAVEVPAPDPAAVEVPASEPAAAEIPAPEPAAVEVPAPETAAVEVPAPDPAAVEVPASEPAAVEIPAPEPTAVEVPAPDLAAVEIPVPEPAVVEVPAPEPTAVEVPASEPAAVEVPAPEPAAVEVPAPEPAAVQVPAPEPAAFEVPAPEPTAVEVPAPEPAAVEVPAPDPAAVEVPAPAADEDITTSTSTVSDVPTYPPAGKVLTIYVLESAPVDDQIQMFKDVLQQRQQ from the exons ATGAACACGAATTTTGTAATGGCCACACTGTATGTGGGGGATCTGCACTCCAATGTGACAGAGCCCATGCTTGTGGAGACGTTCAGTCCTGCAGGACCTATTCACTCCATCCAGCTCTGCAGAGACAAGAAGACAGGCTCCTCACTCGGCTATGCATACGTAAACTTTCAGCATCCGGCCGACG CTGAGCGAGCACTGGAAATGCTCAATTTTGAGCTCCTTATGGGACAGCCCATGCGCATCATGCAGTTTCAAAGGGATTCATCCCTGAGGAAAACCAGTATCGGAAACTTGTTCATAAAGAACCTAGACAAGTCAATTGACAACATGGCCCTTTTTGACACCTTCTCCTTATTTGGAAAGATTCTGTCGTGCAAG GTTGTAGCTGATGAGAAGGGGTCGAAACGGTATGGCTATGTCCACTTCGAGTCTGCTGAGGCAGCGGATTTTGCCATGGAAAGGCTCAATGGCAAATTCCTGAACGGCCGTAAAGT GTTTATCGAACACTTTAAGTCACGTGAGGAGCGCAAGGCTGAGACGGGCCCTCGTCAACAAGTCGTCACCAACATCTACGTCAAAAACTTTGGTGACGACATGGACAACAAGATGCTAAAAGACATCTTCAGCAAGTTCG GTCCTGTGGCAAGTGTTCAAGTTATGACAGATGAGAACGGGAAGTCCAGAAGATTTGGCTTCGTTAGATTTGAGAGGCACGAAGATGCACAGAGG GCTGTGGATGAGATGAACGGGAAAGAGCTGAAGGGCAAGAAGGTGTATGTGGGCCCAGCACAGAATAAagtagagagacagactgaacTCAAGCACAAGTATGAGCAG GGTATGAACCTCTACGTGAAGAACCTGGATGATAGTGTGGATGACGAGTGTCTACACACTGCTTTCTCTGCATTTGGAAACATTGTGAACGCAAAG GTGATGATGGAGAATGGCTGCTCCAAAGGCTTTGGCTTCGTGCGCTTCTGGTCTCCTGAGGAAGCCATGAATGCCATAAAGGGGCTGAACGGCAGGATGTGGGGCAGGAGGCAGATATATGTGGGCGTGGCTCAGCGCAAAAAGGAGCGCCAGGCTTACCTTGCCCATCAGAACATCCAGAGGTTGGCAAGAATGCAG accCAGTACCTGGCTCCCTATTATGCCAGCTGGCAGCAGGTCGAGATGACTTTTCCTCATTATACTGCACAGACCATCCAGCCTCAAT CACATCAGCAGACCTATggcaccatcacacccacaacCAATCAGTTGCCATATATGGATCAAGTGTGTACAGACACAACTACAGCTACAGCTGCAGATTCTACTCCTGTGGCAGATACAGTTTCAGCTGTGGATACTGTTATAGCTGTGGATACAGTGCCAGCTGTAGACACAGTTATAGCTGTAGATACTGTGCCAGATCTACTTCCACCTGCAGCTCCAAGTCCACCTCCAGCTGCAGTTGAGATTCCAGCTCAAAACCCAGCTGCAGTTGAGATTCCAGCTCCAGACCCAGCTGCAGTTGAGGTTCTAGCTCCAGACCCAGCTGCAGTTGAGGTTCCAGCTCCAGAGCCAGCTGCAGTTGAGGTTCCAGCTCCAGAGCCAGCTGCAGCTGAGATTCCAGCTCCAGACCCAGCAGCAGTTGAGGTTCCAGCTCCACACCGAGCTGCAGTTGAGGTTCCAGCTCCAGACCCAGCTGCAGTTGAGGTTCCAGCTCCAGAGCCCGCTGCAGTTGAGATTCCAGCTCCAGAGCCATCTGCAGTTGAGGTTCCAGCTCCAGACCCATCTGCAGTTGAGGTTCCAGCTCCAGACCCAGCTGCAGTTGAGGTTCCAGCTCCAGACCCAGCTGCAGTTGAGGTTCCAGCTTCAGAGCCAGCTGCAGTTGAGATTCCAGCTCCAGAGCCCGCTGCAGTTGAGATTCCAGCTCCAGAGCCATCTGCAGTTGAGGTTCCAGCTCCAGACCCATCTGCAGTTGAGGTTCCAGCTCCAGACCCAGCTGCAGTTGAGGTTCCAGCTTCAGAGCCAGCTGCAGCTGAGATTCCAGCTCCAGAGCCCGCTGCAGTTGAGGTTCCAGCTCCAGAGACAGCTGCAGTTGAGGTTCCAGCTCCAGACCCAGCTGCAGTTGAGGTTCCAGCTTCAGAGCCAGCTGCAGTTGAGATTCCAGCTCCAGAGCCCACTGCAGTTGAGGTTCCAGCTCCAGACCTAGCTGCAGTTGAGATTCCAGTTCCAGAGCCAGCTGTAGTTGAGGTTCCAGCTCCAGAGCCCACTGCAGTTGAGGTTCCAGCTTCAGAGCCAGCTGCAGTTGAGGTTCCAGCTCCAGAGCCAGCTGCAGTTGAGGTTCCAGCTCCAGAGCCTGCTGCAGTTCAGGTTCCAGCTCCAGAGCCCGCTGCATTTGAGGTTCCAGCTCCAGAGCCCACTGCAGTTGAGGTTCCAGCTCCAGAGCCAGCTGCAGTTGAGGTTCCAGCTCCAGACCCAGCTGCAGTTGAGGTTCCAGCTCCAGCTGCAGATGAAGATATaactacatctacatctacagtatCT GATGTACCCACATATCCACCAGCTGGGAAGGTGCTGACAATTTACGTGTTGGAGTCTGCCCCGGTAGACGACCAGATCCAGATGTTTAAAGATGTTTTACAACAACGTcaacaataa